Proteins found in one Halobellus limi genomic segment:
- a CDS encoding archaea-specific SMC-related protein, whose amino-acid sequence MATSEQLTDSARFSVENIGGIDDTKVDIPPGVTVLTGKNATNRTSFLRSIMGAMGSQRVSLKGDADTGRIELTLDGTTYERTLTRAGDGVSFEGDAYLDDPEVADLFAFLLETNDARQAAARGEQLRDVIMRPVDVDAIRSEIRRLEEEKGDINDELARIESDKRELPELEQRRTQLREKIEEKRAELAELEDEIDDSSRNVEEGRKEQAELEEKLQELRSTRSELESIRRKIERQQESIASLKRERGDLEDDLEELPETPMGDHRDLESEIERLRSERQELNSEINELRSLIQYNEERLEAEDYELLEDGGVATESGDGGGESVTDQLVASDSETVVCWTCGSSVEREQIESTIERLKSLRTEKVEELNGVKSRLEDRKQQQREATKKQRKRSEIEQKLDDIESELDRRDEQIDALKENRESLTDEVEDLESEVESLESADFEEILSLHKEANQLEFEIDSLESDLDEVTEEIESIEADVERADELREERSELVEELTDQRTKIDQIEAEAVESFNEHMESILDLLGYENIERIWIERIEDAGASEGQTRFELHIVRTTESGAAYEDTIAHLSESEREVTGLIFALAGYLVHDLHETVPFMLLDSLEAIDSDRIAALVEYFADYADFLVVALLPEDAQALDDEFTRVTSI is encoded by the coding sequence ATGGCGACTTCCGAACAACTGACTGACTCCGCTCGTTTCTCTGTCGAGAACATCGGCGGTATCGACGACACTAAAGTAGACATCCCACCCGGCGTGACGGTCCTCACGGGCAAGAACGCGACCAACCGTACCTCGTTTCTGCGGTCGATTATGGGCGCGATGGGCAGCCAGCGCGTCTCGCTGAAGGGTGACGCCGACACCGGCCGGATCGAACTCACGCTCGACGGGACGACGTACGAGCGAACGCTCACCCGCGCGGGCGACGGCGTCAGCTTCGAGGGCGACGCCTACCTCGACGACCCCGAGGTCGCGGATCTGTTCGCGTTCCTCTTAGAGACCAACGACGCCCGCCAAGCGGCCGCCCGCGGCGAACAGCTCCGAGACGTCATTATGCGCCCCGTCGACGTCGACGCCATTCGCTCCGAGATCCGCCGTCTCGAAGAGGAGAAAGGCGACATCAACGACGAACTCGCCCGCATCGAATCCGACAAGCGCGAACTCCCGGAACTCGAACAACGACGGACCCAACTCCGCGAGAAGATCGAGGAGAAACGCGCGGAACTCGCAGAACTGGAGGACGAAATCGACGACAGCAGCCGCAACGTCGAGGAGGGCCGCAAAGAGCAAGCGGAACTCGAAGAGAAACTCCAGGAACTCCGCTCGACCCGCTCGGAACTGGAGTCGATCCGCCGGAAGATCGAACGCCAACAGGAGAGCATCGCCTCGCTGAAACGCGAGCGCGGCGACCTCGAAGACGACCTCGAGGAGCTGCCCGAGACGCCGATGGGCGACCACCGCGACCTCGAATCGGAGATCGAGCGACTGCGATCCGAACGCCAGGAGCTCAACTCCGAGATCAACGAACTCCGCAGCCTCATCCAGTACAACGAGGAGCGACTGGAAGCCGAAGATTACGAACTCCTCGAAGACGGTGGTGTCGCCACCGAAAGTGGCGATGGTGGTGGTGAATCAGTAACCGATCAACTCGTCGCCTCCGACTCCGAAACGGTGGTGTGTTGGACCTGCGGCTCCTCCGTCGAGCGCGAGCAGATCGAATCGACCATCGAGCGGCTGAAGTCGCTCCGCACGGAGAAAGTCGAGGAACTGAACGGCGTCAAGAGCCGCCTCGAAGACCGGAAGCAACAGCAGCGAGAGGCGACGAAGAAACAGCGCAAGCGCTCGGAAATCGAGCAGAAACTCGACGACATCGAGTCGGAACTGGACCGCCGCGACGAGCAGATCGACGCGCTGAAAGAGAATCGCGAATCGCTGACCGACGAGGTCGAAGACCTCGAATCGGAGGTCGAGAGCCTCGAATCGGCGGACTTCGAGGAGATCCTCTCGCTGCACAAGGAGGCCAATCAACTCGAATTCGAGATCGACAGCCTCGAATCCGACCTCGATGAGGTGACAGAGGAGATCGAGTCGATCGAGGCGGACGTCGAGCGGGCGGACGAGCTCCGCGAGGAGCGCTCGGAGCTGGTCGAGGAACTCACCGACCAACGGACGAAGATCGATCAGATCGAAGCGGAGGCCGTCGAGTCGTTCAACGAGCACATGGAGTCGATTCTGGACCTCCTGGGCTACGAGAACATCGAACGGATCTGGATCGAGCGGATCGAAGACGCTGGCGCGAGCGAGGGGCAGACGCGCTTCGAGCTGCACATCGTGCGGACGACCGAAAGCGGTGCGGCCTACGAGGACACGATCGCCCACCTTTCGGAAAGCGAACGTGAGGTAACGGGACTGATCTTCGCGCTGGCGGGCTATCTCGTCCACGACCTCCACGAGACGGTGCCGTTTATGCTGTTGGACTCGCTAGAAGCGATCGACTCCGACCGGATCGCGGCGCTGGTGGAGTACTTCGCCGATTACGCGGACTTCCTGGTGGTGGCGCTGCTGCCGGAAGACGCCCAGGCGCTCGACGACGAGTTCACTCGCGTTACGTCGATCTGA
- a CDS encoding VOC family protein: MAPEVARLGHVSLETPNLEESLSFFHDAVGLEIVDRVDDTVFLRAVDEHDHHSLSLTEADAARIDHIGWQTAEPEDVRKFAKKFEQQGFDLTWIEEDEEPGQGEAIRFEIPNGHRFELYGTMEKPEPPAKRQSKLKNRVYDPSGNNPVAPHRIDHVQVWDPDGFECAEWIRDELGFQVQEYYDEADGSRWGTFLSACEAKIDIAVVQSEHEDDLPALHHVAYAVDSPNDLFEAHNAMNEHGVPVDGIGQHGISRGEFMYARDPISGHRIEFNTGSYLTLDPHWEPIAWEAGDISDGDDHQWIGGIDSLDRVYY; this comes from the coding sequence ATGGCGCCTGAAGTCGCACGGCTAGGCCACGTATCGCTCGAAACCCCGAATCTCGAAGAATCGCTGTCGTTCTTTCACGATGCCGTCGGACTGGAAATCGTCGATCGCGTCGACGACACCGTGTTCCTCCGTGCGGTAGACGAGCACGATCACCACTCACTCAGTCTGACCGAGGCCGACGCGGCACGTATCGACCACATCGGGTGGCAAACTGCCGAACCCGAGGACGTGAGGAAGTTCGCGAAGAAGTTCGAACAACAGGGATTCGACCTCACGTGGATCGAGGAGGACGAAGAACCCGGACAGGGCGAGGCGATTCGGTTCGAGATACCGAACGGTCACCGGTTCGAGCTCTACGGGACGATGGAAAAGCCGGAGCCGCCGGCAAAGCGGCAATCGAAGCTCAAGAATCGCGTCTACGATCCGTCTGGAAACAACCCCGTCGCCCCCCATCGAATCGACCACGTCCAGGTCTGGGACCCCGACGGGTTCGAGTGCGCGGAGTGGATCCGCGACGAGCTTGGATTCCAGGTGCAGGAGTACTACGACGAAGCCGACGGCTCGAGATGGGGGACTTTTCTGAGCGCCTGTGAGGCGAAAATCGATATCGCGGTTGTCCAGTCAGAACACGAAGACGACCTTCCCGCACTTCACCACGTCGCCTATGCAGTGGATTCACCCAACGATCTGTTCGAGGCGCACAACGCGATGAACGAACACGGGGTTCCCGTCGACGGAATCGGACAACACGGAATCTCACGAGGCGAATTTATGTATGCGCGGGATCCGATAAGCGGTCACCGGATCGAGTTCAACACTGGCAGTTATCTCACGCTCGACCCTCACTGGGAACCGATCGCGTGGGAGGCAGGCGATATCAGCGACGGTGACGACCACCAGTGGATTGGTGGTATCGACTCCCTCGACCGAGTCTACTACTGA
- a CDS encoding amino acid ABC transporter substrate-binding protein, which produces MRKSRRFTRRAVLQTGGATVAGAAGLAGCTTTTSSGEGPIKIGATMPKTGPLSATGKSVLQGYELGVEHVNNNGGVNGRELELIVKDDEGEAKTARTKLRKIVSNNDVAMLWGSFSSLLVTAGSAFAEQQELPFLGSTFAYMEPHEEKDYEWTFAPFMKSRDIARATKEWFDTLQPEPPRRLAIWELNSGWGNEMAEYWMDTFEGTDYEVVFRKKYSVGTSDFASLISQTKSKNADAVLSNPVPPDGITAVRQMKTQGFNPKLINFVRASDPRSWSSALGDTGNYVGSSGVGWLGGLDTTGTDDLLDLYHGQDGVSKDAVPIDVVGDAFGLVQVAAQALETAGSTENTEIQNALRNERFDTVLGDFGFDDTGMPAQGEITPACGQWYEGDPMLVHPETDSEYSVDTVYPMPPFDDR; this is translated from the coding sequence ATGAGGAAGAGCCGTAGATTCACTCGGAGAGCAGTGCTACAAACCGGTGGGGCGACAGTCGCAGGTGCCGCTGGATTAGCAGGTTGCACGACGACGACCTCGTCGGGCGAGGGGCCGATAAAGATCGGCGCGACGATGCCGAAGACCGGCCCTCTCTCTGCGACCGGTAAGTCGGTCCTCCAGGGCTACGAACTCGGTGTCGAGCACGTCAACAACAACGGCGGCGTCAACGGCAGAGAATTAGAACTGATCGTCAAAGACGACGAAGGAGAAGCCAAAACGGCGCGGACGAAACTCCGCAAGATCGTCTCGAACAACGACGTCGCGATGCTGTGGGGAAGCTTCTCCAGTCTGCTCGTCACCGCCGGGAGCGCGTTCGCAGAACAGCAGGAACTGCCGTTTCTTGGGAGCACCTTCGCCTATATGGAACCGCACGAGGAGAAGGACTACGAGTGGACGTTCGCTCCCTTTATGAAGAGCCGGGACATCGCTCGGGCGACCAAAGAGTGGTTCGACACCCTGCAGCCCGAACCGCCAAGACGGCTCGCCATCTGGGAATTGAACTCTGGGTGGGGTAACGAAATGGCCGAGTACTGGATGGACACCTTCGAAGGGACGGACTACGAGGTTGTGTTCCGCAAAAAATACTCCGTGGGGACCAGCGACTTCGCGTCGCTGATTTCGCAGACGAAATCGAAGAACGCGGACGCCGTACTCTCCAATCCGGTTCCGCCGGACGGCATCACAGCAGTTAGACAGATGAAAACCCAGGGGTTCAATCCCAAGCTCATCAACTTCGTTCGGGCGTCTGATCCTCGGTCCTGGAGTTCTGCACTCGGGGACACGGGAAACTATGTCGGTAGCAGCGGTGTGGGCTGGCTCGGTGGACTCGATACGACGGGGACCGATGATCTGCTGGATCTCTACCACGGGCAGGACGGTGTCTCCAAGGATGCCGTACCGATCGACGTGGTCGGGGACGCGTTCGGACTGGTGCAGGTGGCTGCACAGGCGCTCGAAACGGCCGGTTCGACGGAAAACACGGAGATCCAGAACGCGCTGCGTAACGAGCGGTTCGACACCGTTCTCGGGGATTTCGGCTTCGATGACACCGGGATGCCGGCTCAGGGCGAAATCACGCCCGCATGCGGACAGTGGTACGAGGGCGATCCGATGTTGGTCCACCCCGAAACGGACAGCGAGTACTCGGTAGACACCGTGTACCCGATGCCGCCGTTCGATGATCGATAG
- a CDS encoding VOC family protein yields MIGEIDHIEIEVSDASETAEFLEKIGYEQHRQTEHHGESYEYVPSEGDGPLFEIHTVSGEETPGINHIAFAVDDIEAVSQRLEEADVDSIVGPYDVDKTGRTITNFRDPDGNRFQVVSDED; encoded by the coding sequence GTGATTGGTGAAATCGACCACATCGAGATCGAAGTCAGCGACGCTTCTGAGACTGCGGAGTTCCTCGAGAAGATCGGGTACGAACAGCACCGCCAGACGGAACACCACGGGGAGTCCTACGAGTACGTTCCCTCCGAAGGTGACGGTCCCCTCTTCGAGATTCACACGGTCTCGGGCGAGGAGACTCCGGGGATCAACCACATCGCCTTCGCTGTCGACGACATCGAAGCAGTATCCCAGCGCCTCGAAGAGGCGGACGTAGATTCGATCGTCGGCCCCTACGACGTCGATAAGACGGGACGGACGATTACGAACTTCCGGGACCCCGACGGGAACCGGTTCCAGGTCGTCTCCGACGAAGACTGA
- a CDS encoding NAD-dependent epimerase/dehydratase family protein: MDTILVTGALGQIGSELTPTLRNRYDKVEVVASDLDPDPGVSPPYEPVDVTDRSQIESVVEEYDVDTVFHLAALLSAAGEQNPGRAFEVNVEGLHNVLEVGREYGLNRIVVPSSIAVYGPATPDNPSERTIRTPTTMYGITKVLAENLGTYYHQQYDLDVRGIRLPGIVSHETRPDGGTTDYAVDAFYEAVDEGEYTYFVREDTRLPMVYMSDAIDALIDLAGADESDLRFQCEYNISALSFTASELSDRIEERIGRFDARYEPDERQSIADSWPSTLDDTAARTDWGWSAEYDLDRVVDEMVQNLQRGAE, from the coding sequence ATGGATACGATACTAGTCACCGGAGCGCTCGGCCAAATCGGCTCGGAACTCACGCCGACCCTCCGGAATCGATACGACAAAGTAGAAGTAGTTGCCAGTGACCTCGACCCTGACCCAGGTGTTTCACCACCGTACGAACCCGTCGACGTGACGGATCGCTCTCAGATCGAATCGGTCGTCGAGGAGTACGATGTCGACACCGTGTTCCACCTGGCAGCACTGCTGTCCGCCGCCGGCGAACAGAACCCGGGCAGAGCGTTCGAGGTGAACGTCGAGGGACTGCACAACGTCCTCGAAGTCGGTCGAGAGTACGGGCTCAACCGGATCGTGGTCCCGAGCTCGATCGCGGTGTACGGGCCGGCGACTCCGGACAATCCGTCCGAGCGCACGATCCGCACCCCGACGACGATGTACGGGATCACGAAGGTGCTGGCGGAGAATCTCGGGACGTATTATCACCAGCAATACGATTTGGACGTTCGGGGTATCAGGCTCCCGGGAATCGTGAGCCACGAGACCAGACCAGACGGTGGAACGACCGACTACGCCGTCGACGCCTTCTACGAGGCGGTCGACGAGGGCGAATACACCTACTTCGTTCGCGAGGACACGCGGCTCCCGATGGTGTATATGTCCGATGCGATCGATGCCCTCATCGATCTCGCGGGGGCGGATGAATCTGACCTGCGGTTTCAGTGCGAGTACAACATCTCGGCGCTGAGTTTCACCGCGAGTGAATTGAGCGACCGAATCGAAGAGCGCATCGGTCGGTTCGACGCCCGATACGAACCCGACGAGCGACAGTCGATCGCGGACTCGTGGCCGAGCACTCTCGACGACACGGCCGCACGGACTGACTGGGGATGGTCAGCCGAGTACGATCTCGATCGGGTCGTCGACGAGATGGTTCAGAACCTCCAGCGAGGGGCCGAATGA
- a CDS encoding aminotransferase class I/II-fold pyridoxal phosphate-dependent enzyme: MDEQGETWPLKQLETASRARPVVEGREVIMLASNNYLDLANDVRLREAAVDAIDRFGVGAGSDWSIAGYTELQDELHDAIAEFKGTEGGLSYQTGFSVNAGLLPQLLDDGDVYVSDEYNHGSIIDGIRLSPADSLVYEHSDMADLERVLRSARSDYNRIIVVTDGVFSMDGDVAKLDEIHRLAEEYQAMTYVDDCHGEGVLGDGHGITAEFGLEEEIDFQMGSFSKACGGFGGMLAGDQHVVDFAYNTSRTWLLSAGYPPAVAAANRCALEIIDEEPERVRDLWRKREYFQSELEDLGFDTGAGETPIVPVMIGDSKTAKEFAERLFEKGVFALSIVYPMVPRGGARIRNQINVGLTETDLDEALRVYDEVGRKLGII; encoded by the coding sequence ATGGACGAACAGGGCGAAACGTGGCCGCTCAAACAATTAGAGACGGCATCCCGGGCGAGGCCGGTCGTCGAAGGACGAGAGGTGATTATGCTCGCCTCGAATAACTATCTGGATCTGGCGAACGACGTCCGTCTCCGGGAGGCGGCCGTGGACGCGATAGACAGATTCGGCGTCGGTGCGGGATCCGACTGGTCGATCGCAGGGTACACTGAACTGCAGGACGAACTCCACGACGCCATCGCCGAGTTCAAAGGTACCGAAGGAGGACTGTCGTATCAAACTGGATTCTCAGTAAACGCTGGCTTGCTTCCGCAGCTGCTGGACGACGGCGATGTGTACGTCTCCGACGAATACAATCACGGGAGCATCATCGACGGAATCCGACTTTCGCCTGCTGACTCTCTCGTGTACGAACATTCAGATATGGCCGATTTAGAGCGGGTTCTGCGGTCGGCGCGCAGTGATTACAACCGGATCATCGTGGTGACTGACGGCGTGTTCTCGATGGACGGCGACGTGGCAAAACTCGACGAGATTCACCGCCTCGCAGAGGAGTATCAGGCGATGACATACGTCGACGACTGTCACGGTGAAGGGGTTCTGGGTGATGGCCACGGAATTACAGCCGAGTTCGGTCTCGAAGAAGAGATCGACTTCCAGATGGGTAGTTTCTCCAAAGCCTGTGGCGGGTTCGGTGGGATGCTCGCTGGCGATCAACACGTCGTAGATTTCGCGTACAACACGTCAAGAACGTGGCTGCTGAGTGCTGGCTATCCACCCGCCGTCGCGGCTGCAAATAGGTGTGCTCTCGAGATTATCGACGAAGAACCCGAACGCGTCCGAGATCTTTGGCGGAAACGCGAGTACTTCCAGTCCGAACTGGAGGATCTGGGGTTCGATACGGGAGCGGGTGAAACACCGATCGTTCCAGTGATGATCGGAGACAGCAAGACGGCCAAAGAGTTCGCCGAGAGACTGTTTGAGAAGGGTGTTTTCGCCCTCTCGATCGTCTATCCGATGGTTCCGCGCGGTGGGGCACGGATCCGTAATCAAATAAACGTTGGACTCACCGAGACAGACCTCGACGAGGCCTTGCGTGTCTACGACGAGGTCGGTCGAAAACTTGGTATCATCTGA
- a CDS encoding IclR family transcriptional regulator has product MAQHDNTLKSVDKVFKMVEHLKTNGGKTVTELSQELDMPKSTVQVYLNTLAKNKFVVQNGAKYQIGLQFLQYGMYALWNEPVFPNVKSKVEELADTTGELAACFVEELGEAVYVYGTEGNRAIRTDLTMGDRSGLHCTASGKAIFAHLSQERIEEIISQRSLERKTPQTITDPDELREELKQIRERGHAYSKEESVEGMRSVAAPILLDGEVVCSISLAGPANRFVGERFTSEIPDIVKGAANEIELKLTYSESGL; this is encoded by the coding sequence ATGGCTCAACACGACAACACCCTCAAATCGGTCGACAAGGTGTTCAAGATGGTTGAACACCTCAAAACGAACGGGGGAAAAACGGTCACAGAACTATCACAGGAGCTAGATATGCCGAAGAGTACTGTACAGGTCTATTTGAATACCCTGGCGAAGAACAAGTTCGTCGTACAGAACGGTGCAAAGTACCAGATCGGTCTGCAGTTCCTGCAATATGGAATGTACGCGCTCTGGAACGAACCCGTGTTCCCGAACGTCAAATCGAAAGTTGAGGAACTGGCGGACACGACGGGTGAACTGGCGGCCTGCTTCGTAGAAGAACTCGGAGAGGCCGTGTACGTCTATGGGACGGAAGGAAATCGGGCGATCCGAACAGACCTCACAATGGGTGATCGGTCGGGACTCCACTGTACAGCCAGTGGGAAGGCGATATTCGCCCATCTCTCACAGGAGCGAATCGAAGAGATCATCTCACAGCGATCGCTAGAGCGGAAGACGCCACAGACGATCACGGACCCCGACGAGCTGCGAGAGGAGCTAAAACAGATACGCGAGCGGGGTCACGCGTACTCCAAGGAGGAGTCTGTCGAGGGGATGCGCTCGGTCGCTGCACCAATCCTGCTCGACGGAGAGGTCGTCTGCTCGATTAGTCTCGCCGGACCCGCAAACCGCTTCGTCGGCGAGCGGTTCACATCTGAGATACCGGACATCGTGAAAGGTGCAGCCAACGAGATCGAACTGAAACTGACATATTCCGAGAGCGGTCTGTAG
- a CDS encoding IS630 family transposase (programmed frameshift) has product MDHLDEISVEELQDTLDNVDGKKPTQRLLAAIAYKNGVSQTELAEWYDVQRRTIYSWLKRLDTDESLEQAVSDDHRSGRKRKFSESQQEEFEQTVNESPEEVGIDAPAWTPALAQEFLEETYSVEYSIPSCRRLLKEAGLSYQKPRRTAAEAEESDQEEFHDEIKKKRREMDATVVCIDQTKKSVQVEPRAAWFPRGTRPSVELSGQRDWTCLLGAITEDGDCFFSRFEEYVTADHAKHFILALCEEFEEDLIVVLDGAPYFQASAVTDLAARDDLAFVTLPAYSPELNPVEECWRQLQDALSNRFFDSLNELTTAIDTALDQLSLPKVSNYF; this is encoded by the exons GTGGATCATCTCGACGAGATCTCCGTCGAGGAACTGCAAGACACCCTCGACAACGTGGACGGAAAGAAACCAACGCAACGGCTCTTAGCGGCAATAGCGTACAAAAACGGTGTTTCGCAGACTGAACTAGCCGAGTGGTACGATGTTCAACGACGGACGATCTATAGCTGGCTCAAGCGACTCGACACCGACGAGTCGCTTGAGCAAGCCGTCTCCGATGATCATCGGTCCGGGAGAAAAAGAAAATTCTCAGAATCACAGCAAGAAGAGTTCGAACAAACCGTCAACGAGTCTCCTGAAGAAGTCGGGATCGACGCGCCGGCGTGGACGCCGGCGCTCGCCCAAGAATTTCTCGAAGAAACGTACAGCGTCGAATACTCGATCCCGAGTTGTCGGCGGTTGCTCAAAGAAGCTGGACTCAGTTATCAAAAACCACGTCGAACAGCCGCCGAAGCCGAGGAATCCGACCAGGAAGAGTTCCACGACGAGATCAA AAAAAAGCGGCGGGAGATGGACGCCACAGTAGTCTGTATCGACCAAACCAAGAAATCTGTGCAGGTCGAGCCGCGTGCCGCGTGGTTTCCGCGCGGCACGCGGCCGAGTGTCGAACTGTCCGGTCAACGCGACTGGACGTGTCTACTTGGTGCGATCACCGAAGACGGTGACTGCTTTTTCTCACGGTTCGAGGAGTACGTTACCGCCGATCACGCGAAACATTTCATTCTCGCGTTATGCGAAGAATTCGAAGAAGATTTGATCGTCGTATTGGATGGTGCGCCGTACTTCCAGGCGTCGGCCGTCACGGACCTGGCGGCCCGTGACGACCTCGCCTTCGTCACGTTGCCGGCGTATTCGCCGGAACTCAATCCTGTCGAAGAGTGCTGGAGACAACTCCAAGACGCTCTCAGCAACCGATTCTTTGACTCGCTCAACGAGCTCACGACGGCGATCGATACCGCTCTCGACCAGCTTTCTCTTCCAAAAGTGAGCAACTATTTCTAA
- a CDS encoding HpcH/HpaI aldolase family protein — protein sequence MDQSNSLRRTIEDGGIVYGARASTFSPTVIEVFGELGVDFVWLDFEHMGPSPYDSRVFEDLTRAAEAGGTELFVRLPSGDPPLIRKVLDAGVRNLLIPRVDSAEEVRKAVEATRFVYDSKPGERGKASGRSSNWGAADGYIQTEDNEVCLGVMIEKTTAVDELKDILSVPELGFVFIGPSDLSVQMGHPGEKTHPEVLETIEKITDACHEADIPTGVIKTDPDEIESAVDDGHQILRVGGDLGSIKETLGERLRTVRDDN from the coding sequence ATGGATCAGAGCAACAGCCTTCGTCGGACCATCGAAGACGGTGGTATCGTCTATGGAGCGCGAGCGTCGACGTTCTCGCCGACCGTGATTGAAGTGTTCGGTGAACTGGGCGTCGATTTCGTCTGGCTCGACTTCGAGCATATGGGGCCCAGCCCGTACGACAGTCGAGTCTTCGAAGACCTCACCCGAGCGGCCGAGGCCGGTGGGACGGAACTCTTTGTTCGATTACCCAGCGGGGATCCACCGCTCATCAGGAAAGTGCTGGATGCCGGTGTACGCAATCTCCTCATTCCCCGCGTCGATTCGGCCGAGGAGGTCCGCAAAGCGGTCGAAGCGACGCGGTTCGTGTACGACAGCAAACCCGGCGAACGCGGGAAAGCGAGCGGGCGGTCCAGTAACTGGGGTGCCGCCGATGGGTATATTCAGACCGAGGACAACGAGGTCTGCCTCGGCGTGATGATCGAGAAGACGACTGCGGTCGACGAGCTCAAAGACATCCTCTCGGTCCCCGAGCTCGGGTTCGTGTTCATCGGCCCTTCCGACCTCTCGGTACAGATGGGCCACCCCGGCGAGAAGACACACCCCGAGGTGCTCGAGACGATCGAGAAGATCACCGACGCGTGCCACGAGGCCGACATTCCGACGGGCGTCATCAAGACGGATCCGGACGAAATCGAGTCGGCTGTCGACGACGGGCACCAGATCCTCCGCGTCGGTGGGGACCTTGGCTCGATCAAGGAAACGCTCGGAGAGCGACTTAGGACGGTCCGCGACGACAACTGA
- a CDS encoding aminomethyltransferase family protein, producing MADRSLQTALDAAQDPVGMLQQAGGRWVWPQEVKREYTNWMDELRAARETCVLADLSHHQMDQVIEGPDSFDLLKKLCTNSFEGFDVGKAKQAILCNPDGKFIGDGVLQRLEEQKFVMSGKIPAAHWLAYHAETGEYDVSETIYPKSSKTEDDPHFYTYQVQGPNALDVMQEIVEESLTDIPFFNFKRITIAGEEVRALRHGMAGEIGFELQGPYEHADLIKDVILEAGQEYDIQRLGTRAYEPLSVKLGWVTTHVPAIYTSEEMAAYREWLSASSYEGTYSIAGSYHSDDIRDYYVSPLDIGYDHMVEFDHEFIGREALEAEAADPGRTRVTLVWDDEDAIGIFASLFDDDTLPHKSIDLPRDRWGGHHDKVLKDGEVVGISKSFAYSYSDREMISICSIDREYSEPGTEVTFVWGEEGGQSPNPTVEAHSQTEISATVAPSPYLDDSR from the coding sequence ATGGCTGACCGAAGCCTACAGACAGCTCTAGATGCAGCTCAGGATCCAGTGGGAATGCTCCAACAGGCCGGCGGTCGGTGGGTCTGGCCGCAGGAAGTAAAACGCGAGTACACGAACTGGATGGACGAGCTTCGCGCCGCCCGCGAAACGTGTGTGTTGGCGGATCTCTCACACCACCAGATGGACCAGGTGATCGAGGGTCCCGATTCGTTCGACCTTCTCAAGAAGCTCTGTACGAACAGCTTTGAGGGATTCGACGTCGGGAAAGCCAAGCAAGCCATTCTGTGTAATCCCGACGGCAAATTCATCGGAGACGGAGTACTGCAGCGACTCGAGGAACAGAAATTCGTGATGAGCGGAAAAATCCCCGCCGCACACTGGCTTGCGTATCACGCCGAGACAGGTGAGTACGACGTCAGCGAGACGATTTATCCGAAGTCATCGAAGACCGAAGACGACCCGCATTTCTACACCTACCAGGTACAGGGGCCGAACGCCCTCGACGTGATGCAGGAGATCGTCGAGGAGTCTCTCACCGACATTCCGTTCTTCAATTTCAAGCGAATTACCATCGCAGGCGAAGAGGTTCGTGCACTCCGTCACGGAATGGCCGGCGAGATCGGCTTTGAACTGCAGGGTCCGTACGAACACGCCGACCTGATCAAAGATGTGATCCTCGAAGCGGGTCAAGAATACGACATCCAACGGCTCGGGACCCGTGCGTACGAACCGCTGAGTGTGAAGCTCGGCTGGGTTACGACGCACGTCCCCGCGATATACACCAGCGAAGAGATGGCAGCGTACCGCGAGTGGCTGAGTGCGAGTAGCTACGAAGGAACGTATTCGATCGCTGGAAGCTATCACTCGGACGATATTCGTGATTATTACGTGAGCCCGCTCGACATTGGCTACGATCATATGGTCGAGTTCGATCACGAGTTCATCGGACGGGAGGCCCTCGAAGCCGAGGCGGCAGACCCAGGTCGTACCCGCGTGACGCTCGTCTGGGACGACGAAGACGCGATCGGCATCTTCGCGTCGCTGTTCGACGACGACACGCTCCCACACAAGTCGATCGATCTGCCCCGCGATCGGTGGGGCGGTCACCACGACAAAGTGCTCAAAGACGGCGAGGTTGTCGGTATCTCGAAGAGTTTCGCGTACTCCTACAGCGACCGGGAGATGATCTCTATCTGTTCGATCGACCGAGAGTACAGCGAACCCGGAACGGAAGTTACCTTCGTCTGGGGCGAGGAGGGCGGTCAATCACCTAATCCGACGGTCGAAGCCCACTCGCAGACGGAGATCTCCGCGACGGTCGCACCGAGTCCGTACCTCGACGACTCACGATAA